In one window of Oncorhynchus gorbuscha isolate QuinsamMale2020 ecotype Even-year linkage group LG23, OgorEven_v1.0, whole genome shotgun sequence DNA:
- the LOC124010457 gene encoding sodium/potassium-transporting ATPase subunit alpha-1: protein MGRGEGREQYELAATSEQGGKKKNAKAMKKERDMDELKKEVDLDDHKLTLDELNRKYGTDLSRGLSSAKAAENLARDGPNSLTPPPTTPEWVKFCKQMFGGFSMLLWTGALLCFLAYGIQAAMEDEPANDNLYLGVVLSAVVIVTGCFSYYQEAKSSKIMDSFKNLVPQQALVVRDGEKMNINAQQVVVGDLVEVKGGDRIPADLRIISASGCKVDNSSLTGESEPQTRTPDYSNDNPLETRNIAFFSTNCVEGTARGIVINTGDRTVMGRIATLASGLEVGRTPISIEIEHFIHIITGVAVFLGMSFFVLSLILGYSWLEAVIFLIGIIVANVPEGLLATVTVCLTLTAKRMAKKNCLVKNLEAVETLGSTSTICSDKTGTLTQNRMTVAHMWFDNQIHEADTTENQSGTSFDRSSATWAALARVAGLCNRAVFLAEQSGIPILKRDVAGDASESALLKCIELCCGSVQGMRDQYTKVAEIPFNSTNKYQLSVHLNKNEGESKHLLVMKGAPERILDRCSTILIQGKEQPLDDEMKDSFQNAYMELGGLGERVLGFCHFQLPDDQFAEGFQFDCEEVNFPTENLCFVGLMSMIDPPRAAVPDAVGKCRSAGIKVIMVTGDHPITAKAIAKGVGIISEGNETVEDIAARLNIPVNEVDPRDAKACVVHGGDLKDLSAEQLDDILKYHTEIVFARTSPQQKLIIVEGCQRQGAIVAVTGDGVNDSPALKKADIGVAMGISGSDVSKQAADMILLDDNFASIVTGVEEGRLIFDNLKKSIAYTLTSNIPEITPFLFFIIANIPLPLGTVTILCIDLGTDMVPAISLAYEAAESDIMKRQPRNSKTDKLVNERLISIAYGQIGMIQALAGFFTYFVILAENGFLPSRLLGIRVDWDNKFCNDLEDSYGQQWTYEQRKIVEFTCHTAFFASIVVVQWADLIICKTRRNSVFQQGMRNKILIFGLFEETALAAFLSYCPGMGIALRMYPLKPSWWFCAFPYSLLIFIYDEIRKLIIRRSPGGWVERETYY, encoded by the exons GAAGGACGGGAACAGTATGAGCTGGCGGCGACCTCTGAGCAGGGAGGCAAGAAGAAGAATGCCAAGGCcatgaagaaggagagggacatgGATGAGTTGAAAAAGGAAGTTGATCTG GATGACCATAAACTGACCCTGGATGAGCTCAACCGCAAATACGGCACCGACCTTAGTAGG GGGTTATCCAGTGCTAAGGCTGCCGAGAACCTTGCCCGTGATGGCCCCAATTCCCTGACCCCTCCTCCCACTACCCCTGAGTGGGTGAAGTTCTGCAAGCAGATGTTTGGCGGGTTCTCCATGCTGCTGTGGACTGGCGCTCTCCTCTGCTTCCTGGCCTACGGAATCCAGGCAGCCATGGAGGATGAGCCGGCCAATGATAAC TTGTACCTGGGTGTTGTACTCTCTGCTGTTGTCATTGTTACTGGCTGTTTCTCCTACTACCAAGAGGCCAAGAGCTCAAAGATCATGGACTCCTTCAAGAACCTGGTCCCACAG CAAGCCCTGGTTGTCCGTGACGGTGAGAAGATGAACATCAACGCTCAACAAGTGGTGGTTGGAGATCTGGTGGAGGTGAAAGGTGGAGATAGGATTCCCGCCGATTTGAGAATCATCTCTGCCAGCGGTTGCAAA GTGGACAACTCCTCCCTCACTGGTGAATCTGAGCCCCAGACCCGTACTCCGGACTACTCCAATGACAACCCCCTGGAGACGAGGAACATTGCCTTCTTCTCTACCAACTGTGTTGAAG GAACTGCCAGAGGTATTGTCATCAACACTGGTGACCGCACTGTTATGGGTCGTATTGCTACCCTCGCCTCTGGCCTGGAAGTCGGACGTACCCCAATCTCTATTGAAATTGAGCACTTCATCCACATCATCACCGGTGTGGCCGTCTTCCTGGGCATGTCTTTCTTTGTCCTGTCCCTCATCCTCGGATACTCATGGCTGGAAGCTGTCATCTTCCTCATCGGAATCATTGTCGCTAACGTGCCTGAGGGTCTCCTGGCCACTGTAACT GTGTGTTTAACTCTGACTGCCAAGCGTATGGCCAAGAAGAACTGCCTGGTGAAGAATCTCGAAGCTGTTGAGACCTTGGGCTCCACCTCCACCATTTGCTCTGACAAGACCGGAACCCTGACTCAGAACAGAATGACCGTGGCTCACATGTGGTTCGACAACCAGATCCATGAGGCTGACACCACAGAGAACCAGAGTGGTACCTCCTTTGACAGGAGCTCTGCCACCTGGGCTGCCCTGGCTAGAGTCGCTGGCCTGTGTAACCGTGCCGTCTTCCTGGCAGAACAGAGCGGTATTCCTATCCTTAAA AGAGATGTGGCTGGTGATGCCTCAGAGTCTGCCCTGCTGAAGTGTATTGAGCTGTGCTGTGGGTCTGTGCAAGGCATGAGAGACCAGTACACAAAGGTTGCTGAGATCCCATTCAACTCCACCAACAAATACCAG CTCTCAGTTCACCTGAACAAGAATGAGGGTGAGTCCAAGCATCTGCTGGTGATGAAGGGAGCCCCTGAGAGGATTCTGGACCGCTGCTCCACCATTTTGATCCAGGGCAAAGAACAGCCTCTGGATGATGAGATGAAGGACTCTTTCCAGAACGCCTACATGGAACTGGGTGGTCTGGGAGAGCGAGTGCTAG GGTTCTGTCATTTCCAGCTCCCTGATGACCAGTTCGCTGAGGGCTTCCAGTTCGATTGTGAAGAGGTGAACTTCCCAACTGAGAATCTGTGCTTCGTTGGCCTAATGTCCATGATTGACCCTCCCCGTGCTGCTGTGCCTGACGCTGTGGGCAAGTGCAGGAGTGCTGGAATCAAG GTTATCATGGTCACTGGTGATCATCCCATCACTGCTAAAGCCATTGCCAAGGGTGTGGGCATCATTTCTGAAGGAAATGAGACTGTTGAAGACATTGCTGCTCGTCTGAACATTCCAGTCAATGAAGTTGACCCTAG GGATGCCAAGGCCTGTGTGGTCCATGGCGGTGACCTCAAGGACCTGAGCGCTGAACAGTTGGACGACATCCTGAAATATCACACAGAGATTGTGTTTGCCAGAACCTCTCCTCAGCAGAAGCTTATTATTGTGGAGGGCTGCCAGCGCCAG GGTGCTATTGTAGCTGTGACAGGTGATGGTGTGAACGATTCTCCTGCTCTGAAGAAGGCTGACATAGGTGTTGCAATGGGTATCTCTGGATCTGACGTCTCCAAGCAGGCTGCAGACATGATCCTCCTGGATGACAACTTTGCCTCCATTGTGACTGGTGTTGAAGAAG GCCGTCTGATCTTTGACAACTTGAAGAAGTCCATCGCCTACACCCTGACCAGTAACATTCCAGAAATCACACCCTTCCTCTTCTTCATCATTGCCAACATTCCACTGCCCCTAGGAACCGTCACCATCCTCTGTATCGACTTGGGAACTGACATG GTCCCCGCCATCTCCCTGGCCTACGAAGCTGCTGAGAGTGACATCATGAAGAGACAGCCCAGAAACTCCAAAACAGACAAACTGGTGAACGAAAGACTTATCAGCATAGCCTACGGTCAAATCG GTATGATCCAGGCTTTGGCTGGGTTCTTCACATACTTTGTGATCCTTGCTGAGAATGGGTTCTTACCCTCTAGACTGCTAGGTATTCGTGTGGACTGGGACAACAAATTTTGCAATGACCTGGAGGATAGCTATGGCCAGCAGTGG ACTTATGAACAGAGAAAGATTGTGGAGTTCACCTGCCACACAGCATTCTTCGCCAGTATTGTAGTTGTACAGTGGGCTGATTTGATCATCTGTAAGACCAGGAGGAACTCGGTCTTCCAACAAGGAATGAG GAACAAGATTCTCATCTTCGGCCTGTTTGAGGAGACCGCCCTGGCTGCCTTCCTGTCCTACTGTCCTGGGATGGGCATCGCCCTCAGAATGTACCCACTCAA ACCCAGCTGGTGGTTCTGCGCTTTCCCatactctctcctcatctttattTATGATGAAATCCGAAAACTGATCATCCGACGCAGCCCAGGAG GTTGGGTGGAGAGGGAGACGTACTACTAG